The Bartonella birtlesii IBS 325 genome has a window encoding:
- a CDS encoding YopJ family acetyltransferase → MPALVEKANQKYPNMNLKGTTPSHDFTLLIKEDIANKVQSSTFIINMKREGHPFCRH, encoded by the coding sequence ATGCCAGCTCTTGTAGAGAAAGCAAATCAAAAATATCCAAACATGAATCTTAAAGGCACAACGCCATCTCATGATTTCACCCTACTCATAAAAGAGGATATTGCCAATAAAGTTCAATCTTCCACATTTATCATTAACATGAAAAGAGAGGGACATCCATTTTGCCGCCATTAA
- a CDS encoding YopJ family acetyltransferase, protein MFFEPTTFNNMKPAMLALKMQKVVSFHQLPHFHFPMAEMDIQHNFSEYGLFNGLFN, encoded by the coding sequence ATATTTTTTGAACCTACAACATTCAATAATATGAAACCAGCAATGCTAGCATTAAAAATGCAAAAGGTTGTTTCATTTCATCAATTGCCTCATTTTCACTTTCCCATGGCAGAAATGGATATTCAGCACAACTTTTCTGAATATGGTCTATTTAATGGTCTATTTAATTGA
- a CDS encoding lysozyme, which yields MRTISQEGLALIKQWEGLRLNAYKDAIGIWTIGYGHTNSAGKPFIHKDMTVTEKQAEELLRQDLRQFENAVEQAVQVSLTNEQFAALVSFCYNIGTTAFCNSTLLKKLNSGEYEAIPAELQKWTKASGKRLQGLVHRRAAEAGLWAKGAYVSSNYQTVETQASTGLFKAEALAPIIGSFSGLGGLLAGNGPIQWALATIMVLAACAGIFFVAKRFQEHRL from the coding sequence ATGCGAACAATATCACAAGAAGGGCTTGCACTCATCAAACAATGGGAAGGTTTACGCTTGAACGCTTATAAAGACGCCATCGGAATATGGACAATTGGTTATGGACATACAAACAGTGCCGGGAAACCTTTTATTCATAAAGACATGACAGTCACTGAAAAACAAGCTGAAGAACTTCTTCGCCAAGATTTAAGACAATTTGAAAATGCTGTTGAACAAGCGGTTCAAGTTTCCTTAACAAACGAACAATTCGCAGCATTGGTATCCTTTTGCTATAATATAGGCACAACAGCTTTTTGTAACTCGACCCTATTAAAAAAGCTTAATAGTGGTGAATATGAAGCAATACCAGCCGAACTACAAAAATGGACCAAAGCCAGTGGTAAACGCTTGCAAGGTCTTGTACACCGGCGCGCGGCAGAAGCAGGTCTATGGGCGAAAGGGGCTTATGTTTCCTCAAACTATCAAACCGTGGAAACGCAAGCATCAACGGGACTTTTTAAAGCAGAAGCCCTTGCTCCAATTATTGGTTCTTTTTCAGGTCTTGGTGGCCTATTGGCAGGCAATGGCCCCATCCAATGGGCTTTGGCAACCATTATGGTTTTAGCAGCCTGTGCTGGTATTTTCTTTGTTGCTAAACGCTTTCAGGAGCACCGCCTATGA
- a CDS encoding YqaA family protein: MILKRLKHWTISLANRPTAPHWLGFIAFIESSVFPIPIDILYIPMGLVYPKRVYRYAFIATICSVLGGIAGWFIGHFAYDTLAKPILEFYGRVENFEALKNKATLQFLVILLITSGFLHIPPIKIITILAGVMGVNLGLFIITCFFARGARFYLLAWLIQHFGKKAMDFLFRNFKWMLLIGFLNLLLVYGIFIICINKHLLF, from the coding sequence ATGATATTAAAGAGATTAAAACATTGGACTATTTCTTTAGCAAATCGGCCCACGGCGCCCCATTGGCTTGGATTTATTGCCTTTATTGAAAGTTCTGTTTTTCCAATTCCGATAGATATTTTATATATCCCCATGGGGCTTGTTTATCCCAAGCGGGTTTATCGCTATGCTTTTATTGCCACTATTTGCTCTGTTTTGGGCGGCATTGCTGGTTGGTTTATTGGACACTTTGCCTATGATACACTTGCCAAACCGATTTTAGAATTTTACGGTAGAGTTGAAAATTTTGAAGCCCTTAAGAACAAGGCAACATTACAATTTTTGGTTATTTTATTAATCACTTCAGGTTTTTTACACATCCCCCCAATCAAGATTATCACGATTTTAGCAGGTGTCATGGGTGTTAATCTTGGGCTTTTTATTATCACCTGTTTCTTTGCGCGGGGAGCTCGCTTTTATCTTCTAGCATGGCTTATTCAGCATTTTGGGAAAAAAGCCATGGATTTTCTTTTCCGAAATTTCAAATGGATGCTCTTGATTGGTTTTTTAAATCTCCTACTTGTCTATGGAATTTTTATTATTTGTATAAACAAGCACCTTTTATTTTAA
- a CDS encoding disulfide bond formation protein B, translating into MVGTLSLRHIFHKHLHHEPSRKEQSLWAFFLAFGLSSTIGLALGFEYIGGYLPCDLCLIERLPYYSALPFLLLAGFAAWFFRISSWVQLLFFCVFILMTISLVLAIYHTGIEYGFWPAPSSCGSSATSRTTDVNQLLNQLNNIYPPACSEASLRFLSLSFAGWNALASLFYMLASFYIASKGLLSDYKT; encoded by the coding sequence ATGGTAGGCACTTTGTCTTTGCGGCACATTTTTCACAAACATCTTCATCATGAGCCAAGCAGAAAAGAGCAAAGTTTATGGGCTTTTTTTCTGGCTTTTGGCCTCTCAAGCACAATAGGCTTAGCGCTTGGTTTTGAATATATTGGTGGATATCTTCCATGCGATTTATGTCTGATTGAACGTTTACCCTATTACAGTGCACTACCTTTTTTGCTTTTAGCAGGTTTTGCGGCATGGTTTTTTCGCATTTCTTCTTGGGTACAACTTTTATTTTTTTGTGTTTTTATTTTAATGACAATCAGCCTTGTTTTAGCAATTTACCATACAGGCATTGAATATGGCTTTTGGCCAGCGCCTTCCAGCTGTGGTTCAAGTGCAACAAGCAGAACAACAGATGTCAACCAGCTTTTGAATCAATTAAACAACATCTACCCCCCAGCTTGCTCTGAAGCCTCCCTGCGCTTTCTTTCTCTCTCATTTGCTGGTTGGAATGCTCTTGCCAGCCTTTTTTACATGCTTGCTAGTTTTTATATTGCTTCAAAAGGGCTGCTTTCAGACTATAAAACATAA
- a CDS encoding type II toxin-antitoxin system PemK/MazF family toxin, with translation MPEDKNTTPPITPPLLTALDICHLEAPHIVMEHDHSAWQEHSKLGDLNAPYRKPPHIKPRIKSAPRIRQVFWCDFPHDSILPEFWKKRPVLVLSKNAKLYGNVTVLPFSTKSQPNNPAAYALQSPIEHKKAWIICNYVTTVSVSRLSCSRSIPRLSEKEFHKVIALMLKHLPRLYH, from the coding sequence ATGCCTGAGGATAAAAACACAACGCCTCCCATTACCCCTCCCTTGCTCACCGCTTTAGATATCTGTCACCTTGAAGCACCGCATATTGTGATGGAACATGATCATAGCGCATGGCAAGAACATAGCAAATTGGGGGATTTAAATGCTCCTTATAGAAAACCCCCTCATATAAAACCCCGTATCAAATCGGCTCCCCGTATTAGGCAGGTTTTTTGGTGCGATTTTCCTCATGATTCGATCTTACCTGAATTTTGGAAAAAGCGCCCTGTTTTAGTGCTCTCTAAGAATGCAAAACTCTACGGCAATGTTACAGTTTTGCCATTTTCAACAAAATCGCAACCAAATAATCCTGCAGCTTATGCCCTACAATCTCCAATAGAACATAAAAAAGCATGGATTATCTGCAATTATGTAACAACAGTTTCGGTAAGCCGTCTGAGTTGTTCACGTAGCATTCCAAGGTTATCGGAAAAAGAGTTTCATAAAGTTATCGCTCTTATGCTCAAACATTTACCCCGTTTATATCATTGA
- a CDS encoding VIT1/CCC1 transporter family protein produces MLRLFFSFVQRKALSFRSAQKMAIQVLKAKQRHAAFYLKYAKALAPYSSKQAAIFTAMGLQELENYKQLMYLSCGNHAKVIDSACAHRALVNHALVTRKKSHKNARSKTANQTTKKPSKTHRQLLLTWIQPGLAGLMDGSVSTLAPIFAAAFATGDTHQTFLIGLSASIGAGLSMGFTEAAHDDGKLSGRGSPLKRGIASGVMTTIGGLGHALPYLINSFYVATIIAFIVVFFELWAIVWIQNKFMSTPFWRASLQVLIGGALVFATGIFIGSI; encoded by the coding sequence ATGTTGAGATTGTTTTTTTCATTCGTACAACGCAAAGCTCTGTCCTTTCGTTCAGCACAAAAAATGGCCATTCAAGTACTCAAAGCAAAACAACGCCATGCCGCTTTTTATTTAAAATATGCCAAAGCCCTAGCACCTTATTCTTCCAAGCAAGCAGCAATTTTTACAGCAATGGGCCTGCAAGAACTTGAAAATTATAAGCAGCTTATGTATCTTTCCTGTGGCAATCACGCGAAAGTGATAGATTCAGCCTGTGCGCATCGTGCTCTTGTAAATCATGCTCTTGTCACAAGAAAAAAATCTCATAAGAATGCTCGAAGCAAAACGGCAAATCAAACCACAAAAAAACCATCAAAAACGCACAGACAGCTGCTTTTAACATGGATTCAACCTGGTCTTGCTGGCTTAATGGATGGCTCTGTCTCCACCCTTGCACCAATCTTTGCAGCAGCTTTTGCCACTGGTGATACACATCAAACCTTTTTGATAGGGCTTTCGGCTTCAATTGGAGCAGGTCTTTCAATGGGTTTTACAGAGGCAGCCCATGATGATGGAAAATTATCAGGTCGTGGTTCTCCATTGAAAAGAGGGATTGCCAGCGGCGTTATGACAACGATAGGGGGATTAGGACACGCACTTCCCTATTTGATCAACTCTTTTTACGTTGCAACAATTATTGCCTTTATTGTTGTTTTTTTCGAACTCTGGGCGATAGTTTGGATTCAAAACAAATTTATGTCGACTCCTTTTTGGCGCGCATCTTTACAGGTTCTCATTGGTGGAGCTCTCGTTTTCGCTACGGGTATTTTCATTGGTAGTATATAA
- the dut gene encoding dUTP diphosphatase, which translates to MPYTHLNSPKPPPSSSNTSSHLAQKVTLSIQYLEHGQGLEPPRYATAGSTGLDLRAAIGEEETLTLAPGQRALIPTGLIFHLSAGFEAQIRPRSGLALKHGITCLNTPGTIDSDYRGEVKVLLINLGQENFSITRGMRIAQTVIAPVTQVDVCAIEPDEKNSLSNMGERGTGGFGSTGQT; encoded by the coding sequence ATGCCCTATACGCACCTGAACAGCCCAAAGCCACCCCCCTCTTCGTCGAATACATCATCTCACCTTGCACAAAAGGTAACCTTATCAATCCAGTATCTTGAACATGGGCAAGGTCTAGAACCTCCCCGCTATGCCACAGCGGGTTCTACTGGTCTTGATCTACGAGCAGCAATTGGAGAAGAAGAAACACTCACTCTTGCTCCAGGGCAGCGCGCCCTTATTCCAACGGGTCTCATCTTTCACTTGTCTGCCGGGTTTGAAGCACAAATACGTCCACGCTCTGGTTTAGCCTTAAAGCATGGCATTACATGCCTAAACACCCCAGGAACAATTGACAGCGATTACCGTGGTGAAGTCAAAGTACTTCTCATCAATTTGGGGCAAGAAAACTTCTCCATTACACGCGGCATGCGCATTGCACAAACGGTCATAGCACCAGTGACTCAAGTCGATGTTTGTGCCATTGAACCAGATGAAAAAAACAGCTTAAGCAATATGGGAGAGCGTGGCACAGGTGGATTTGGCTCAACAGGACAAACTTAA
- a CDS encoding biopolymer transporter ExbD, with amino-acid sequence MKVGFNDDFDSSESGLHSEINVTPFIDVVLVLLIVFMVAAPLATSAIPVQLPSITQAPLTPQPDEPLYVTLQKDHALYVGDHLVNQTTFVESLLKQTNQNRETRILIKADSEIDYGAVVDLLNQIRTAGYSKVGLMGLQKSSNVAARSAVSPKIGGEDSGKNMIGAGAIASDVVNTKSTVVGPVAPVE; translated from the coding sequence ATGAAAGTAGGTTTTAATGATGATTTTGATTCCAGTGAGAGCGGATTGCACAGCGAGATCAATGTAACCCCTTTTATTGATGTTGTATTGGTGTTGCTTATTGTTTTTATGGTTGCCGCACCTTTGGCAACATCAGCTATCCCTGTGCAACTTCCTTCTATAACCCAAGCGCCTCTCACCCCTCAACCTGATGAGCCCCTTTATGTGACTCTGCAAAAAGATCATGCGCTTTATGTGGGTGATCATCTTGTAAATCAAACAACTTTTGTGGAATCTTTGCTCAAGCAAACAAACCAAAATCGAGAAACTCGAATTCTAATCAAAGCCGATAGCGAAATCGATTATGGTGCTGTGGTGGATTTACTCAATCAAATCCGAACTGCTGGATATAGTAAAGTTGGTCTTATGGGGTTGCAAAAATCTTCTAATGTTGCGGCAAGAAGTGCGGTAAGCCCTAAAATAGGAGGGGAGGATAGCGGAAAGAATATGATAGGTGCTGGGGCAATCGCAAGCGATGTGGTAAATACCAAAAGCACTGTAGTGGGACCTGTTGCTCCTGTCGAGTAA
- a CDS encoding MotA/TolQ/ExbB proton channel family protein, whose product MESETVPLESASAGLAVYDLSPFAMFMAADFVVKAVIVLLLLASLVSWTITFVKIVEITLAKRRVRHELHLTLKAQTLTRLAASLKESKGAGVLFLKEVLKEVYLSTQQVHFAGGEGTGGSAHERTSARQEIQKEVLQQGGHSVADEYPFFYNEIDRYGEVARDVREMNEGVKERVHSLLSRCLLAAVRRVAYGSAVLATIGALAPFVGLFATVWGIMNSFIGIAQSQTTRLDVVAPGIAEALLATAIGLFVAIPAVVMYNSLMRALSGYRNDLGDIAAALERLLSRELDKHRQQMSHKK is encoded by the coding sequence ATGGAATCTGAGACCGTACCTTTAGAGAGTGCATCTGCTGGATTGGCTGTGTATGATCTTTCTCCCTTTGCTATGTTTATGGCAGCTGATTTTGTCGTGAAAGCTGTGATTGTTCTGTTGTTGCTTGCTTCTCTCGTTTCTTGGACAATTACTTTTGTTAAAATTGTTGAAATTACTCTTGCAAAGCGAAGAGTGCGCCATGAACTTCATTTAACCCTTAAGGCTCAGACCCTTACGCGTTTGGCTGCTAGCTTGAAAGAAAGCAAAGGAGCTGGTGTGCTCTTTCTTAAGGAAGTTCTCAAAGAGGTCTATCTTTCTACACAACAGGTTCATTTTGCCGGTGGTGAAGGAACTGGTGGAAGTGCCCATGAAAGAACAAGTGCAAGGCAAGAAATACAAAAGGAAGTCTTGCAACAGGGGGGACACAGCGTTGCTGATGAATATCCCTTCTTTTATAATGAAATTGATCGCTATGGTGAGGTTGCACGTGATGTTCGTGAAATGAATGAGGGTGTAAAGGAAAGGGTTCATTCGTTGTTGTCACGCTGTTTGCTGGCTGCTGTGCGACGTGTTGCCTATGGAAGTGCTGTTCTTGCAACCATTGGTGCACTTGCCCCCTTCGTTGGTTTGTTTGCCACCGTTTGGGGAATTATGAATTCTTTTATCGGTATTGCTCAGTCTCAAACAACGAGGCTTGATGTGGTGGCTCCTGGAATTGCCGAAGCTTTACTGGCAACGGCTATCGGGCTTTTTGTGGCTATTCCTGCTGTGGTGATGTATAATAGCTTGATGCGTGCTTTGAGCGGTTATCGCAATGATTTGGGCGATATTGCTGCCGCACTTGAAAGACTTTTGAGCCGTGAATTGGATAAACATAGACAACAGATGAGTCATAAAAAATGA